AACCACCACTTCGCGCACTGGGCCACGCTTGTGCCCAACGGAACTGATGGCGCGTCTGGCTTCTACAATTTCGATGCGAAAACCGCGATACAAGTCCAGGATCAGCGGCGTATACGAGTTGCTCAACATCAAGAGGCAACCCCTTCGATCCAACTCTCGATAGACCTCAGCAAGGCGCCTTTGGTCTGATTCCTTGAAATCGTCCATCGCATAACTGGTGAAACTAGATGTAGAGTTAAGAGGGTGATAGGGCGGGTCGAGGTAAACAAAATCTCCCGCCTGAGCATCTGCCACAGCGTCAGCGAAATCGGCAACTCGCAGGTGAGTTCCTTGAAGCGCCATACTCGCTGCTCTCAGTCCCTCCTCATCGCAAATCTTTGGATTCCTATAGCGCCCGAAAGGTACATTGAATCGCCCATCTCGGTTCACGCGGTAAAGGCCATTGTAGCAAGTCTTGTTTAGAAAGATGAGTCGCGAAGCGCGTTCAATATGAGTCATCTTCGCAGGGTCTTGAGCACGAATGAAGTAGTAGTAATCTCTGTCGTTCACATGCCGACGCAAAGATTCGATAAGAGGCTCCACCCAATCACGGACGACCCAATACGCGTTGATTAATTCCTCATTTGTGTCGCTCAAAAAGGAATTTGGAGGTTGGAGAAAGAAGAATACGGCCCCGCCACCCAAGAAAGGTTCGTAGTAGCGATTGAACGTCGGGGGGAAAAGTGGAGCATACGGGATCAACAGTTGCGTCTTTCCACCTGCCCACTTGACAAACGGACTGGCCCTGACACGCAACTTAGCGAGTTGCAAATTGTATGCAACAAGCTGCGGATCATGAACCTCTGGCACTTGCTTTCCCCACAGGCCTTCTGCGGCGCTTGTCAAAATGCTCTACACCACAGTAAGAATTTTGGAATTTCTGCCAGTTTTCGAGTCGTGCAAAATACTTGGCAGTATCGCTGGATATGTTGTTGGGTAACGAGAACGCCCACACGAAGCAATACGGTATTTTGAACGCCTCAAGCGCGTCCTGAACTTCCTGGAAGGCAGGGCCTTTGAATTCGCGGGATTCGAGGAGAAAAGCGCGGTTTATGTCGCTCAGCGCGAACCGAACACTTCCAGGCGCTACCCACTCGTGTTCGAAAAAAGGAAAGTCGTCATATAGCGAGATATCACGCTCAGACAAACCATAATCCCGTGGAACGATCTGGCTGTTTTTACTGAAAATACTTGGCGCATTGAACTCAAAGACTACATTGCCACAGAACTCGAACAAGCCC
This Chloroflexota bacterium DNA region includes the following protein-coding sequences:
- a CDS encoding DNA adenine methylase; amino-acid sequence: MRVRASPFVKWAGGKTQLLIPYAPLFPPTFNRYYEPFLGGGAVFFFLQPPNSFLSDTNEELINAYWVVRDWVEPLIESLRRHVNDRDYYYFIRAQDPAKMTHIERASRLIFLNKTCYNGLYRVNRDGRFNVPFGRYRNPKICDEEGLRAASMALQGTHLRVADFADAVADAQAGDFVYLDPPYHPLNSTSSFTSYAMDDFKESDQRRLAEVYRELDRRGCLLMLSNSYTPLILDLYRGFRIEIVEARRAISSVGHKRGPVREVVVLNYEGGRYAKNTGPSVGEDLRS